Proteins from one Variovorax sp. PBL-E5 genomic window:
- a CDS encoding ribonuclease R family protein: protein MTNNNKHNTQEGVVTAHPKGFGFLTTAAGEEFFVPPPLMRKVVPGDTVLCSIVESPKKPGQFQAGDIRVLERKPSTWQGTINVVDGRLMLVPDAPCFMPIEVRGLTFAAAGVVSVRTEAIDLKAPVLRTRLERILGARDRRGFDQDYALALHDFPPHFDRRAHEEAVRIPLSLSADDLKGRADLRQIPFVTIDGESTRDFDDAVYGLPLTSGGAKVYVAIADVSHYVKPGSALDRAARERGTSVYLPGKTVPMLPEKLSNGVCSLVPGEDRLVVVAELELDADARVLSKKFYRAVMRSAARLTYNQVQAWFDNATHLPHSIETSLTALTAVFRKLLAAREVRGQLSFDDKEAKLVIREDGEYSLEFEQRTDAHKLVEELMLLANNAVGQHLKDKLPAGLFRHQATPEMEDWTELKDWATAHGLTLEGETPALPALAQLIKSAHEGGSGLKAELAVRGVMQSAVYQPGTASHFSLGYAAYTHFTSPIRRLVDLLVHRLLLGEDLGESVVSLGEQCSRRAHGSRMAERYVWDRIKKRLLARDVAKSDLLNAHVVSSSRRGLRVVIPAWQCSALLESDVLQAHGCEYDAEAGHWVNGAVWEPGHKLSVSWVDLEDADGRTELYAIPEAVRPRLY, encoded by the coding sequence ATGACCAACAACAACAAACACAACACCCAGGAAGGTGTCGTCACCGCCCATCCAAAAGGCTTCGGCTTCCTGACCACGGCTGCCGGCGAAGAATTCTTCGTTCCGCCGCCACTCATGCGCAAGGTGGTCCCCGGAGACACCGTTCTCTGCAGCATCGTCGAGTCGCCCAAGAAGCCCGGCCAATTCCAGGCGGGCGACATCCGCGTTCTGGAGCGCAAGCCTTCTACCTGGCAGGGCACCATCAACGTCGTTGACGGCCGGCTGATGCTGGTTCCCGATGCGCCGTGCTTCATGCCCATCGAGGTGCGAGGGCTGACGTTCGCCGCCGCTGGCGTGGTTTCGGTTCGAACCGAGGCCATCGACTTGAAGGCACCGGTTCTCCGGACTCGCCTCGAGCGCATCCTGGGGGCGCGCGACCGCCGCGGCTTCGACCAGGACTACGCACTTGCGCTGCACGATTTTCCCCCGCACTTCGACCGGCGCGCCCACGAGGAAGCGGTTCGCATCCCGCTGAGCTTGTCGGCTGACGACCTCAAGGGTCGCGCGGACCTACGCCAGATTCCCTTTGTTACCATCGATGGTGAGTCCACCCGGGATTTCGATGACGCCGTTTACGGCCTGCCTTTGACTTCTGGGGGCGCGAAGGTCTACGTGGCCATCGCCGACGTCTCTCACTACGTCAAGCCGGGCAGTGCTCTGGACCGTGCGGCGCGCGAGCGTGGCACCTCGGTCTACTTGCCGGGCAAGACGGTTCCGATGCTTCCCGAGAAGCTCTCCAACGGGGTCTGCTCCTTGGTTCCGGGCGAAGACCGCCTCGTGGTGGTCGCCGAGCTGGAGCTGGACGCCGACGCTCGCGTGCTGAGCAAGAAGTTCTATCGCGCTGTAATGCGCTCGGCAGCGCGCCTCACGTACAACCAGGTTCAGGCCTGGTTTGACAACGCGACGCACCTTCCGCACAGCATCGAAACGTCGCTGACGGCGTTGACGGCGGTCTTCCGCAAATTGCTCGCAGCACGCGAGGTCCGCGGCCAGCTGTCCTTTGATGACAAGGAGGCAAAGCTGGTCATCCGCGAGGATGGCGAGTACAGCCTGGAATTCGAACAACGCACGGACGCCCACAAGCTCGTCGAAGAGCTGATGCTGCTGGCAAACAATGCCGTCGGCCAACACCTGAAGGACAAGCTGCCCGCCGGCCTCTTCCGGCACCAGGCAACCCCCGAAATGGAAGATTGGACGGAGCTCAAGGACTGGGCTACCGCGCACGGCCTGACGCTCGAGGGTGAAACGCCCGCTCTGCCCGCTCTCGCTCAGCTCATCAAGAGCGCGCATGAAGGCGGCAGCGGCCTCAAGGCTGAGTTGGCAGTTCGGGGCGTCATGCAGTCCGCTGTGTACCAACCGGGCACCGCCAGCCACTTCTCCCTGGGCTATGCGGCGTACACGCACTTCACGAGTCCGATTCGTCGGCTGGTTGACCTGCTGGTGCACCGGCTCCTGCTGGGCGAGGACCTCGGCGAGTCCGTGGTTTCGCTAGGTGAGCAGTGCTCGCGACGCGCGCACGGTTCGCGAATGGCCGAACGCTATGTCTGGGACCGCATCAAGAAGCGGCTGCTCGCACGCGACGTCGCGAAGAGCGACCTGCTCAACGCCCACGTGGTCAGCTCCAGCCGGCGCGGATTGCGGGTGGTGATTCCAGCCTGGCAGTGCTCTGCGCTGTTGGAGTCGGATGTGCTGCAGGCCCACGGCTGTGAGTACGATGCCGAGGCCGGCCACTGGGTCAACGGCGCCGTCTGGGAACCTGGCCACAAGCTCAGCGTCAGCTGGGTGGACCTCGAGGACGCGGACGGCCGCACCGAGCTCTACGCGATTCCGGAGGCGGTCCGCCCGCGTCTGTACTAA
- a CDS encoding DHHA1 domain-containing protein, which produces MSKQNIVIYHADCPDGFAAALAAWLKLRDTADYLPYQYGMAPPDVTGKAVYIVDFSFPREQVEALEAVATRVVLLDHHQTAIDKLAGYKCTCGKVRLVRDAKAGASEPATVHRHSSHTALDISKSGARLAWEYFHGQFDVPELVQFVEDRDLWLWHFGDHTRHFLAKLDSLPMDFPTWNRVLQMNEGERATFMAAGQAMCQKFDAIVATIAKEAVPVSVMGHQGLMVCGPRELASDVGALLAKQAGTFAAVWTLENTGQLKLSLRGVRGFDVRALAEAFGGGGHKEAAALRLPATRITDLVAGVLNPTPAS; this is translated from the coding sequence ATGAGCAAACAAAACATCGTCATCTACCACGCGGACTGTCCAGATGGTTTCGCCGCAGCGCTTGCTGCCTGGCTGAAGCTACGGGATACCGCCGACTACCTGCCGTACCAATACGGCATGGCGCCCCCGGATGTCACCGGCAAGGCCGTGTACATCGTCGACTTCTCGTTCCCGCGCGAACAGGTCGAGGCCCTGGAGGCTGTCGCAACACGCGTCGTGCTTCTCGACCACCACCAGACCGCCATCGACAAGCTTGCGGGCTACAAGTGCACCTGCGGGAAGGTCCGCCTCGTGCGCGACGCCAAGGCTGGTGCATCCGAGCCTGCGACCGTGCACCGGCACAGCAGTCACACGGCGCTTGACATCTCGAAGTCGGGCGCCCGCCTCGCGTGGGAGTACTTTCACGGTCAGTTCGATGTGCCTGAACTTGTTCAGTTCGTCGAAGACCGTGACCTGTGGCTCTGGCACTTCGGGGACCACACGCGGCACTTCCTCGCCAAGCTCGACTCGCTTCCCATGGATTTTCCGACGTGGAATCGGGTGCTGCAGATGAACGAGGGCGAGCGCGCAACGTTCATGGCGGCCGGCCAGGCAATGTGCCAGAAATTTGACGCCATTGTCGCGACCATCGCCAAGGAGGCCGTGCCGGTCAGCGTCATGGGGCACCAGGGACTGATGGTGTGCGGGCCGCGGGAACTCGCCAGCGATGTTGGCGCGCTGCTTGCCAAGCAAGCGGGCACTTTCGCAGCCGTCTGGACACTCGAGAACACCGGCCAGCTGAAGCTCTCGCTGCGGGGCGTCCGCGGCTTCGACGTTCGGGCGCTGGCGGAGGCTTTCGGCGGCGGTGGTCACAAGGAGGCTGCGGCGCTGCGCCTTCCGGCTACCCGCATCACCGACCTGGTTGCAGGCGTACTGAACCCTACGCCGGCAAGCTGA
- a CDS encoding type IV secretion system DNA-binding domain-containing protein: protein MDFVSQLAPAFCAGLSGAALLWMWRKCASRWNNAFPLVKKALELSLWAWAIASAGWFLYAVGHAPDFKLALVAGLTGFAVPAIYNLLKSRQGGKDEVKRGTNVATAAVVKRQVKANRKPTRLEIGGVPIPFDSEPYHLLFAGSTGTGKSVAINQVLDQLRAANDTVILVDSGGGFMEKHYRADTDFVFNPFDARCVNWSPVLEMQGEWDAEAMARSIVPDGVGDSKEWNGYAQTLVSCVLRQLWSKNKMTLRDFLYYVQAATVPELKELLQGTAAMAQLSSEKTFGSIRTIAANYLTPYAYLPNAGEPFSVSEMIRQEHSGFLYVTYRDDQLDSLRALIACVLDVAARTILSMPPDENRRIWLVLDEFASIGRVQSIEAVATKARKAGGCLLLGVQSVSQLRDRYGEFGAQTILSCLSSWLVLRCADADTSEYMSRYIGDVELLRKNRSSSTSDTGDSTSQNEQQATQRALLPSQIQGLPNLQGFLKLTGNYPICQVKLELPAKRRPTTAAAFVGRDFTKRPMLKLVADVPAADASTPPRPEVGAAAKPKAPVLPLGGAPLLPVHPQATAPAKAEVGLLPADSKLLVSRAGPAVKLPGLDLLRRAPQSDSSR, encoded by the coding sequence ATGGACTTCGTTTCTCAATTGGCGCCAGCCTTCTGCGCCGGACTCAGCGGCGCTGCGCTCCTGTGGATGTGGCGAAAGTGCGCATCCCGGTGGAACAACGCCTTCCCGTTGGTCAAGAAGGCGTTGGAGCTCTCGCTGTGGGCCTGGGCCATAGCATCCGCGGGTTGGTTCCTCTACGCCGTCGGGCATGCGCCGGACTTCAAGCTCGCGCTCGTTGCAGGCTTGACCGGCTTCGCCGTTCCAGCCATCTACAACCTCCTGAAGTCGCGTCAAGGCGGTAAGGATGAAGTCAAACGCGGGACGAACGTCGCAACCGCTGCTGTCGTCAAGCGTCAGGTCAAAGCGAATCGCAAGCCCACCCGGCTCGAAATCGGGGGCGTGCCGATTCCCTTCGACTCCGAGCCGTACCACCTGCTTTTCGCCGGTTCAACCGGCACAGGCAAGTCGGTCGCCATCAACCAGGTCCTGGACCAGCTCCGTGCAGCCAATGACACGGTGATTCTTGTCGACAGCGGCGGCGGCTTCATGGAGAAGCACTACCGTGCCGACACCGATTTTGTCTTCAACCCATTCGACGCCCGGTGCGTCAACTGGTCGCCCGTTCTCGAGATGCAGGGTGAATGGGATGCCGAAGCCATGGCGCGCTCCATCGTTCCCGATGGTGTCGGTGACAGTAAGGAATGGAATGGATACGCTCAGACACTGGTGTCGTGCGTGCTGCGGCAGCTGTGGTCAAAGAACAAGATGACGTTGCGGGACTTCCTCTACTACGTCCAGGCGGCCACGGTCCCTGAGCTCAAGGAGCTGCTTCAAGGCACAGCTGCGATGGCGCAGCTCTCGTCGGAGAAGACGTTCGGCTCCATCCGGACCATCGCCGCGAACTACCTGACCCCCTACGCATACCTGCCGAATGCCGGTGAGCCGTTTTCCGTGTCGGAGATGATTCGACAGGAACACTCAGGCTTTCTCTATGTCACCTACAGGGACGACCAGCTCGACAGCCTTCGAGCGCTAATCGCCTGCGTGCTGGACGTGGCCGCGCGAACCATTCTTTCGATGCCCCCCGACGAGAACCGTCGAATTTGGCTGGTGCTGGACGAGTTCGCCTCTATCGGCCGCGTGCAGTCCATCGAGGCTGTGGCCACGAAGGCTCGCAAGGCGGGAGGTTGCTTGCTGCTGGGCGTTCAGTCCGTCTCGCAGCTTCGGGACCGATACGGCGAGTTCGGGGCGCAGACCATCCTATCGTGCTTGTCCAGCTGGCTGGTGTTGCGGTGCGCTGACGCAGACACCTCGGAATACATGTCGCGCTATATCGGCGACGTTGAGCTTTTGCGGAAGAACCGCAGCAGCAGCACATCCGACACCGGCGACTCGACGAGCCAGAACGAGCAGCAGGCCACCCAACGGGCCTTGCTGCCGTCGCAGATTCAGGGACTTCCCAACCTGCAAGGGTTTCTGAAGCTGACCGGAAACTACCCCATCTGCCAGGTGAAGCTCGAGCTGCCTGCCAAGCGCCGCCCCACTACTGCCGCCGCTTTTGTGGGCCGGGACTTCACGAAGCGCCCGATGCTGAAGCTCGTGGCTGACGTCCCGGCCGCCGACGCCTCGACGCCCCCACGCCCTGAGGTGGGGGCCGCGGCGAAGCCGAAGGCGCCCGTCCTACCGCTAGGCGGCGCGCCACTTCTGCCAGTCCATCCACAAGCGACGGCGCCTGCCAAGGCCGAGGTCGGACTACTTCCGGCGGATTCGAAGCTCCTTGTTTCCCGAGCTGGCCCTGCCGTCAAGCTTCCCGGCCTCGACCTGCTGCGCCGAGCTCCGCAATCTGATTCCAGCCGCTGA
- a CDS encoding NUDIX domain-containing protein produces MQQYVLGFAFEQASAQVALIIKARPAWQAGRLNGIGGKVEPGETALQAMVREFREEADVSTEVGEWDLYAVLRGDGFEVFTFRATLDSARFAQLRSCTDEAVVAIPVFSEQLAKHALSNVPWLIAAAQDPDCGRIVLTVDYAGGAKERARQALEATGAP; encoded by the coding sequence ATGCAACAATACGTTTTAGGGTTTGCGTTTGAGCAGGCCAGCGCCCAGGTCGCTCTCATCATCAAAGCTCGCCCCGCTTGGCAGGCGGGGCGGCTCAACGGCATTGGGGGGAAGGTAGAGCCGGGCGAGACGGCGCTCCAGGCGATGGTTCGCGAGTTCAGAGAAGAGGCCGACGTGAGCACGGAAGTGGGCGAATGGGACTTGTATGCGGTGCTCCGCGGTGACGGCTTCGAGGTTTTCACGTTCCGAGCCACTCTGGACAGCGCCCGGTTCGCACAGCTGCGTTCTTGCACGGATGAGGCCGTTGTCGCGATTCCGGTCTTCTCCGAGCAGTTGGCCAAGCATGCCCTATCGAATGTGCCCTGGCTCATCGCCGCGGCGCAGGACCCTGACTGCGGGCGCATTGTCCTGACCGTCGACTACGCCGGCGGAGCCAAGGAGCGCGCGCGGCAGGCGCTCGAGGCGACGGGGGCGCCATGA
- a CDS encoding metallophosphoesterase, producing MTDKYRIFPGAPFAAIGTNSRAGGRDFIVSDIHGRYAELVAELVAVRFNPSRDRLFSVGDLVDRGPQNLDCLGLLRQPWFKAVLGNHEGLLLTRRAGRPSRYHSILDAYNPRNGTGWLDGLSLADEVELNSLIPLLEACPLVMRVAHEAGEFNVTHAQLTRDRTSGFIREEHLLDEQLLEYAEPFLTWGRALCGEGRRAHKALTVDLGDGEVLEVTGNPFEPGVALTYCGHNRLKRSLLHRSHFHFDRGAAYMGPGERVLVLEHADVMRRLELAGVKAWPKHTP from the coding sequence ATGACCGACAAATACCGCATCTTCCCTGGCGCCCCATTTGCCGCCATCGGCACAAATAGCCGAGCGGGTGGCAGGGACTTCATCGTCTCAGACATCCACGGCCGTTACGCGGAGCTGGTTGCAGAGCTGGTCGCCGTGCGATTCAATCCGTCGCGCGACCGGCTGTTCTCGGTAGGGGACCTGGTCGACCGCGGGCCGCAGAACCTGGACTGCCTCGGGCTGCTGCGCCAGCCTTGGTTCAAGGCCGTTCTCGGAAATCACGAGGGCTTGCTTCTGACTCGCCGGGCAGGGCGACCATCCCGCTACCACAGCATCCTCGATGCCTACAACCCGCGGAACGGAACGGGCTGGCTCGACGGGCTGTCCCTCGCCGACGAAGTCGAGCTGAACTCGCTCATTCCGTTGCTCGAAGCCTGCCCCTTGGTCATGCGCGTCGCCCACGAAGCAGGGGAATTCAATGTGACACACGCGCAGCTGACTCGCGACCGCACCTCCGGCTTCATCAGAGAGGAGCACCTGCTGGATGAGCAGTTGCTCGAGTACGCCGAACCCTTCCTCACATGGGGTCGCGCCCTTTGCGGAGAGGGCCGGCGCGCACACAAAGCGCTGACGGTGGACCTTGGCGACGGCGAGGTCCTCGAGGTCACAGGTAACCCCTTTGAGCCCGGCGTTGCGCTCACTTACTGCGGACACAACCGGCTCAAGCGCAGCCTGCTCCACCGCTCCCACTTCCACTTTGACCGTGGTGCGGCCTACATGGGCCCGGGCGAACGGGTGCTGGTGCTGGAACACGCGGATGTGATGCGGCGTCTTGAGCTGGCGGGCGTCAAGGCCTGGCCAAAACACACGCCCTGA
- a CDS encoding HAD family hydrolase: MTENNVLAIDCDGVKLDYNATYPRVWRAAFGSDLPRVRDNCYHASNEYGVAFRDQAQKEQFFDAFDDRFWSTMEPLEGAVEGAKLLSAASWRIVCVSSMPKKYAGARHQNLQKLGFPVERVIATGRGDDHRNPKLDAIADLQPAAFVDDLLENFDGISERVHRAWVDYQNVDSPNRGLEGKYPHDSVHRSLFEFAAWWTQHRRLPAF; the protein is encoded by the coding sequence ATGACTGAAAACAATGTGCTCGCCATCGACTGTGATGGCGTCAAGCTGGACTACAACGCCACCTACCCGCGTGTCTGGCGCGCAGCGTTCGGAAGCGACTTGCCCCGTGTGCGAGACAACTGCTACCACGCTTCCAATGAATACGGCGTGGCCTTCCGTGACCAAGCTCAAAAGGAGCAGTTTTTCGATGCGTTCGACGACCGATTCTGGTCGACGATGGAGCCTCTCGAGGGCGCCGTTGAAGGCGCCAAGCTGCTCTCGGCCGCGAGCTGGCGCATTGTCTGCGTAAGCTCGATGCCCAAGAAGTACGCCGGCGCGCGACACCAAAACCTCCAGAAGTTGGGGTTTCCTGTGGAGCGCGTCATTGCCACCGGCCGCGGTGATGACCACCGGAATCCCAAGCTCGACGCCATCGCCGACTTGCAGCCCGCTGCATTCGTCGACGACCTGCTCGAGAACTTCGACGGCATCTCAGAACGCGTGCATCGCGCCTGGGTCGACTACCAGAACGTCGATTCTCCCAACAGGGGCCTTGAGGGCAAGTACCCTCACGATAGCGTCCATCGCTCGCTCTTCGAGTTCGCCGCATGGTGGACGCAGCATCGCAGATTGCCAGCCTTCTGA
- a CDS encoding uracil-DNA glycosylase: MTTPLQFVESLRALPAFPDVFNPWRDHDPVNDQNELGPSIRAANLERYLAARVGKARLLLVAEAPGHRGCRVSGIAMTSERIMLGHHPVIPHHAVFEGPKQQTSLPELHKKGANEQTASTVWGLLLSLGLAPEEFVLWNAFPCHPHKPGEPLSNRAPTPKEVAACADVLRDMLTLLGTARVVAVGRVAQRQLQVQGVEAPYVRHPAMAGINQFREQVQALASSFR; the protein is encoded by the coding sequence ATGACCACCCCTCTCCAATTCGTGGAATCCCTGAGGGCGCTCCCAGCCTTCCCGGATGTCTTCAATCCATGGCGAGACCACGACCCGGTGAACGACCAGAACGAACTGGGCCCCAGCATCCGGGCAGCCAATCTGGAGCGTTACCTGGCCGCGCGGGTGGGCAAGGCCCGCCTGCTGTTGGTAGCAGAGGCACCCGGCCACAGAGGTTGCCGCGTCAGTGGCATTGCAATGACGTCGGAGCGCATCATGCTCGGGCACCACCCGGTGATTCCACACCACGCGGTCTTCGAGGGACCGAAGCAGCAGACCAGCCTCCCGGAGCTGCACAAAAAGGGGGCCAACGAGCAGACTGCCAGCACCGTATGGGGCTTGCTGCTCTCCCTCGGACTGGCCCCGGAAGAATTCGTTCTCTGGAACGCCTTTCCGTGTCACCCGCACAAGCCCGGTGAACCGCTGTCGAACCGTGCCCCAACGCCGAAAGAGGTGGCTGCCTGCGCGGACGTGCTTCGTGACATGCTGACCTTGCTAGGTACGGCCCGTGTTGTTGCGGTCGGCCGAGTGGCCCAACGGCAACTGCAGGTCCAGGGCGTCGAAGCGCCCTACGTTCGCCACCCGGCGATGGCAGGTATCAATCAGTTTCGCGAACAGGTTCAGGCTCTCGCCTCGTCGTTCCGTTGA